Proteins encoded by one window of Pseudokineococcus lusitanus:
- a CDS encoding VIT1/CCC1 transporter family protein: MTSDGRRAAPSRGEPVLHDRSLAARLNRLRAGVLGANDGIVSVAGLVVGVAGATASSSALLAAGVAGLVAGALSMAAGEYVSVSTQRDTQEAVLAVERRELAELPAEELDELAGLYEGKGLPPALAREVAVALTAHDALRAHADAELGLDPDEVVSAWQAAWTSAGAFTAGALLPLLAVLLAPTAVRLPVCVVAVLAALALTGTVSARLGGAPRLRAALRTTAGGGLAMAVTYLVGRLVGTAL; this comes from the coding sequence GTGACGTCCGACGGCCGCCGAGCCGCTCCCTCCCGCGGCGAGCCGGTCCTCCACGACCGGTCGCTGGCCGCCCGGCTCAACCGGCTGCGCGCCGGGGTCCTCGGGGCCAACGACGGCATCGTCTCGGTCGCCGGCCTCGTCGTCGGCGTCGCGGGGGCGACGGCGTCCTCGTCCGCGCTGCTCGCCGCGGGCGTGGCCGGCCTCGTCGCCGGCGCCCTGTCGATGGCCGCCGGGGAGTACGTCTCGGTCTCCACCCAGCGCGACACGCAGGAGGCCGTCCTCGCCGTCGAGCGGCGCGAGCTGGCCGAGCTGCCGGCCGAGGAGCTCGACGAGCTGGCCGGCCTCTACGAGGGCAAGGGCCTGCCGCCCGCCCTCGCCCGGGAGGTCGCCGTGGCGCTGACGGCGCACGACGCCCTGCGCGCGCACGCGGACGCCGAGCTCGGCCTCGACCCGGACGAGGTGGTCAGCGCCTGGCAGGCGGCGTGGACGTCGGCGGGGGCCTTCACCGCCGGCGCCCTCCTCCCGCTGCTGGCCGTGCTCCTCGCCCCGACGGCGGTCAGGTTGCCCGTCTGCGTCGTCGCCGTCCTCGCGGCACTCGCGCTCACGGGGACCGTGTCCGCCCGCCTCGGTGGCGCGCCCCGCCTGCGGGCGGCCCTGCGGACGACGGCCGGCGGCGGGCTGGCCATGGCCGTCACGTACCTCGTCGGGCGCCTCGTGGGGACGGCGCTGTGA
- a CDS encoding winged helix-turn-helix transcriptional regulator gives MAQLLMLTNSLSPSSDVLPALGLLAHHVRVLPAEPAVLVDAPPADAVLVDGRRELVAARALTRLLRTTGVSSPLLLVLTEGGLAAVAADWGADDVLLDSAGPAEVEARLRLAIGRSRLAEDDGETTDEIRAGDVVVEESTYTARVRGRVLDLTYKEFELLKHLAQHPGRVFTRAQLLQEVWGYDYFGGTRTVDVHVRRLRAKLGVDHEQLIGTVRNVGYRFVPPSRDRRDAEPVDA, from the coding sequence GTGGCGCAGCTGCTGATGCTCACCAACTCCCTGTCGCCGTCCTCCGACGTCCTGCCCGCGCTCGGCCTGCTCGCGCACCACGTGCGCGTGCTCCCCGCCGAGCCGGCCGTCCTCGTCGACGCCCCGCCCGCCGACGCGGTCCTCGTCGACGGCCGGCGCGAGCTCGTCGCCGCCCGTGCCCTCACCCGTCTCCTGCGCACCACCGGGGTCTCGAGCCCGCTGCTCCTCGTCCTCACCGAGGGGGGCCTCGCCGCCGTCGCCGCGGACTGGGGCGCCGACGACGTCCTCCTCGACTCCGCCGGCCCCGCCGAGGTCGAGGCGCGCCTGCGGCTGGCGATCGGCCGCAGCCGGCTCGCGGAGGACGACGGCGAGACCACCGACGAGATCCGGGCCGGCGACGTCGTCGTCGAGGAGTCGACGTACACCGCCCGGGTCCGAGGGCGCGTGCTCGACCTCACCTACAAGGAGTTCGAGCTCCTCAAGCACCTCGCGCAGCACCCCGGCCGGGTCTTCACCCGCGCCCAGCTGCTGCAGGAGGTGTGGGGCTACGACTACTTCGGGGGCACCCGCACCGTCGACGTCCACGTGCGCCGGCTCCGCGCCAAGCTCGGCGTCGACCACGAGCAGCTCATCGGCACGGTCCGCAACGTCGGCTACCGCTTCGTGCCGCCGAGCCGCGACCGGCGCGACGCCGAGCCCGTCGACGCCTGA
- the mshD gene encoding mycothiol synthase has translation MAAPAETPDPTGDAVAPPPGGDGVVVSTAAPDAAAVDAALALVTAAERADGVPPVSEQQLLRLRGGGTARHLLAHDAGGRLVGLGVLDAGDGDEEALVAELVVAQDARRRGTGGALLRAAREAAGTRPLRLWMHGALPGARALAAREGLVRVRELLTMGTTLDDALPPLPDPDGVRLRAFVPGADEEAWLGVNRRAFATHPEQGAWTLDDVLAREREPWFDAEGLLLAEDSATGALLGSHWTKTTPTDDGGLRGEVYVVGVDPSAQGRGVGRLVTLAGLHHLRGRGVREVDLYVEGDNAPALAVYTRLGFARTGADVLVATPTAGGTR, from the coding sequence GTGGCCGCACCTGCCGAGACCCCCGACCCGACCGGCGACGCCGTCGCCCCCCCGCCGGGGGGCGACGGCGTCGTCGTCTCCACCGCTGCTCCCGACGCCGCGGCCGTCGACGCCGCGCTGGCGCTCGTCACCGCCGCAGAGCGCGCCGACGGCGTGCCCCCCGTCTCGGAGCAGCAGCTGCTGCGCCTGCGCGGCGGCGGGACGGCCCGCCACCTCCTCGCCCACGACGCCGGGGGCCGTCTCGTCGGCCTCGGCGTGCTCGACGCCGGGGACGGCGACGAGGAGGCCCTGGTCGCCGAGCTCGTCGTGGCCCAGGACGCCCGCCGCCGCGGCACCGGCGGGGCGCTGCTGCGGGCGGCCCGCGAGGCCGCCGGCACCCGCCCCTTGCGGCTCTGGATGCACGGCGCCCTGCCGGGCGCGCGGGCGCTGGCCGCCCGCGAGGGCCTCGTCCGGGTCCGCGAGCTCCTGACGATGGGCACCACCCTCGACGACGCCCTCCCGCCCCTCCCCGACCCCGACGGCGTGCGGCTGCGCGCCTTCGTCCCCGGCGCCGACGAGGAGGCGTGGCTGGGCGTCAACCGCCGCGCGTTCGCGACGCACCCCGAGCAGGGCGCGTGGACCCTGGACGACGTCCTCGCCCGCGAGCGCGAGCCCTGGTTCGACGCGGAGGGTCTCCTCCTCGCCGAGGACTCCGCCACCGGCGCCCTGCTGGGCTCGCACTGGACGAAGACCACGCCGACCGACGACGGCGGGCTGCGCGGGGAGGTCTACGTCGTCGGCGTCGACCCCTCCGCGCAGGGCCGCGGCGTCGGCCGGCTCGTCACGCTCGCCGGGCTGCACCACCTGCGCGGGCGCGGCGTCCGCGAGGTCGACCTCTACGTCGAGGGCGACAACGCCCCCGCCCTCGCCGTCTACACGCGGCTCGGCTTCGCCCGTACCGGCGCCGACGTCCTCGTCGCGACGCCGACCGCCGGCGGCACCCGGTGA
- a CDS encoding helix-turn-helix domain-containing protein, which yields MTRVLGVEVGGLGERVGQAAERSPLGGAARAAGDLGEFLREQREGAQLSLRQLAAAAGVSNPYLSQVERGLRRPSAEVLQQIAKGLRISAEALYVRAGILDERPGSAGDVHAALTADPYLSERQREALLEIYLTFRAENARSEVPATTGAGGDAPTDVAVPPPAAPAAPAPTAPSAPARGRRRPAAATTAATTAAAPTPTPAPTAAADAATKPRRRRPAAATTTPTPATPSTTA from the coding sequence ATGACGCGGGTGCTGGGGGTCGAGGTCGGCGGGCTGGGCGAGCGCGTGGGGCAGGCGGCCGAGCGGTCGCCGCTCGGTGGGGCCGCCCGGGCGGCCGGGGACCTCGGTGAGTTCCTCCGCGAGCAGCGGGAGGGTGCGCAGCTCTCGCTCCGGCAGCTCGCGGCCGCCGCCGGGGTGAGCAACCCTTACCTGAGCCAGGTCGAGCGCGGCCTGCGCCGGCCCAGCGCCGAGGTCCTGCAGCAGATCGCCAAGGGGCTGCGGATCTCGGCCGAGGCCCTCTACGTGCGGGCCGGCATCCTCGACGAGCGGCCCGGCAGCGCCGGTGACGTCCACGCGGCGCTCACCGCGGACCCGTACCTCTCCGAGCGGCAGCGCGAGGCGCTCCTCGAGATCTACCTCACCTTCCGGGCCGAGAACGCCCGCAGCGAGGTGCCCGCCACCACGGGCGCGGGGGGCGACGCCCCGACGGACGTCGCCGTCCCCCCGCCCGCCGCCCCGGCCGCGCCGGCACCGACCGCCCCTTCCGCACCGGCCCGCGGCCGACGTCGACCGGCCGCCGCGACCACCGCAGCGACCACCGCCGCGGCGCCCACGCCCACGCCCGCGCCGACCGCCGCCGCCGACGCCGCCACGAAGCCCCGCAGGCGCCGCCCGGCCGCCGCGACGACCACCCCGACGCCCGCGACGCCGTCGACCACCGCCTGA
- a CDS encoding MDR family MFS transporter, with protein MTHRQVLEVLAGLLSGLFTALLSTTIVATALPTIIGDLGGTQTAYTWVVTAALLANAVSTPLWGKLADLVSKKLLVQVSLVVFVLGSVVAAASQDVTQLIAARVVQGIGMGGLTALVVAIIGSVIPPRQRGRYSGYMGAVMAVAMSGGPIVGGLVVGVASWRWTFLACVPLAVVALVLIQRTLVLVEEKRRPRVDWLGALLLTTGVSTLLIWVSFVGDSFAWVSWQTGAMVGGGLLLCVALVLVEQRHPEPIIPLEVLKERTTALAVVASIAVGIGLFGSSVFLGQYFQTARGYSALDAGLLTLPSVVGSLVGTIVSGRLITRYGRWKRFLVAGAVLMVVGLGATGTIDHLTPLWHVGVFIAITGLGTGCLMQNLVLAVQNTVPLRQIGAASSSVAFFRTLGGTVGVSVLGSVLASRVATLTTQGFADAGVVTGSDGGNGGGSLDVGALPGPAQEVVRAAYGDATGLIFVIAAVFALLTLLAVSLVREVPLRTTVDVQAPAEGAAAPLTAAEGAAVPATDAPATGAPAADERAAALAGARHLRGGTGSAG; from the coding sequence ATGACGCACCGCCAGGTGCTCGAGGTGCTCGCGGGGCTGCTGTCCGGCCTCTTCACGGCGCTGCTGTCGACGACGATCGTCGCGACGGCGCTGCCCACGATCATCGGCGACCTCGGCGGCACGCAGACCGCCTACACGTGGGTCGTCACCGCGGCGCTCCTCGCGAACGCCGTCTCCACGCCCCTGTGGGGCAAGCTCGCCGACCTCGTCAGCAAGAAGCTCCTCGTCCAGGTCTCGCTCGTCGTCTTCGTGCTCGGCTCCGTCGTGGCCGCCGCGTCGCAGGACGTCACCCAGCTCATCGCCGCCCGCGTGGTCCAGGGCATCGGCATGGGCGGTCTCACCGCGCTCGTCGTGGCGATCATCGGGTCGGTCATCCCGCCGCGGCAGCGCGGCCGCTACTCCGGCTACATGGGCGCCGTCATGGCGGTCGCCATGTCCGGCGGCCCCATCGTCGGCGGCCTCGTCGTCGGCGTCGCCAGCTGGCGCTGGACCTTCCTCGCCTGCGTCCCGCTCGCCGTCGTGGCCCTCGTCCTCATCCAGCGCACGCTCGTCCTCGTCGAGGAGAAGCGGCGCCCGCGCGTCGACTGGCTCGGCGCGCTGCTCCTGACGACGGGCGTCAGCACGCTGCTGATCTGGGTCAGCTTCGTCGGCGACTCGTTCGCCTGGGTGTCCTGGCAGACCGGGGCCATGGTCGGCGGCGGCCTGCTGCTGTGCGTCGCGCTCGTCCTCGTCGAGCAGCGCCACCCCGAGCCGATTATCCCGCTCGAGGTGCTCAAGGAGCGCACGACCGCCCTCGCCGTCGTCGCCAGCATCGCGGTCGGCATCGGCCTCTTCGGGTCCAGCGTCTTCCTCGGCCAGTACTTCCAGACGGCCCGCGGCTACAGCGCCCTCGACGCCGGCCTGCTGACGCTGCCCAGCGTCGTCGGCTCGCTCGTCGGCACCATCGTCTCTGGTCGCCTCATCACCCGCTACGGCCGCTGGAAGCGCTTCCTCGTGGCCGGCGCCGTCCTCATGGTCGTCGGTCTCGGCGCGACCGGGACGATCGACCACCTCACCCCGCTGTGGCACGTCGGCGTCTTCATCGCCATCACCGGCCTCGGCACCGGCTGCCTCATGCAGAACCTCGTCCTCGCCGTCCAGAACACCGTGCCGCTGCGCCAGATCGGCGCGGCCTCGAGCTCCGTCGCCTTCTTCCGCACCCTGGGCGGCACCGTCGGCGTGTCGGTCCTCGGCTCGGTCCTGGCCTCCCGCGTGGCCACGCTGACGACCCAGGGCTTCGCCGACGCCGGCGTCGTCACCGGCTCGGACGGCGGCAACGGCGGCGGCAGCCTCGACGTCGGTGCTCTCCCCGGCCCGGCGCAGGAGGTCGTCCGCGCCGCCTACGGCGACGCCACCGGGCTGATCTTCGTGATCGCCGCCGTCTTCGCGCTCCTCACGCTCCTCGCCGTCTCCCTGGTCCGCGAGGTGCCGCTGCGCACGACGGTCGACGTCCAGGCGCCGGCCGAGGGGGCCGCCGCGCCCCTCACGGCGGCCGAGGGCGCCGCCGTCCCCGCGACCGACGCCCCCGCAACGGGGGCCCCGGCCGCCGACGAGCGCGCCGCCGCCCTGGCCGGCGCCCGGCACCTGCGCGGCGGGACCGGCTCCGCCGGCTGA
- a CDS encoding response regulator encodes MSSAAPDRVRVAVVDDHPVILDGVAAWMASAADVELVGAHGSLALLRGSPAHPVDVVVLDLLLDDVPVTALEVAGLVAEGSAVVVMSADADPGSVQRSVEAGALSFLPKASGRDELLAAVRAAAAGEAHVTPALAEVLAAGEGRRPPLSPQESRALVLFGSGLLLRTVARRMGVGEATVRTYLQRARQKYAEHGVRLEGRVAMYEAGRRDGWADEVGPGSR; translated from the coding sequence GTGAGCAGCGCCGCGCCGGACCGGGTCCGGGTGGCGGTCGTCGACGACCACCCGGTGATCCTCGACGGCGTCGCCGCGTGGATGGCGTCGGCCGCCGACGTGGAGCTCGTCGGCGCCCACGGCTCGCTGGCGCTGCTGCGGGGCTCGCCCGCCCACCCCGTCGACGTCGTCGTGCTCGACCTCCTGCTCGACGACGTGCCCGTGACGGCGCTCGAGGTGGCGGGCCTCGTGGCGGAGGGGAGCGCCGTCGTCGTCATGAGCGCCGACGCCGACCCGGGCTCGGTGCAGCGCTCCGTCGAGGCAGGGGCCCTGTCCTTCCTGCCGAAGGCGAGCGGGCGGGACGAGCTTCTCGCCGCGGTCCGCGCGGCGGCGGCGGGGGAGGCGCACGTGACGCCGGCGCTGGCCGAGGTGCTGGCGGCGGGGGAGGGGCGCCGCCCGCCGCTGAGCCCGCAGGAGAGCCGGGCCCTCGTGCTCTTCGGCTCCGGGCTGCTGCTGCGCACGGTGGCCCGGCGGATGGGCGTCGGCGAGGCGACGGTGCGGACGTACCTGCAGCGCGCGCGGCAGAAGTACGCCGAGCACGGCGTGCGGCTCGAGGGCCGGGTGGCGATGTACGAGGCCGGGCGCCGGGACGGCTGGGCGGACGAGGTGGGGCCGGGAAGCCGCTGA
- a CDS encoding low molecular weight phosphatase family protein has translation MSPTLVGPARLVVVCGEGTCRSPMAVGLLAPGLGDGVDVGAAGLRAVRGTAVVDGARGPVLEHGGSLDALETARPADPGLLAGADLVLAVTRGHAAAVARAAPRAARWTFTLRELARLLEGRRVPGADPAARVRAAARVAAPLRTSAPPPRRPEDDDVPDPMSGPAGGFADSGAVVAAACAALVRALGPTT, from the coding sequence GTGAGCCCCACGCTCGTGGGCCCGGCCCGGCTCGTCGTCGTGTGCGGGGAGGGCACCTGCCGCTCGCCCATGGCGGTGGGGCTGCTGGCGCCCGGCCTCGGGGACGGCGTCGACGTCGGCGCCGCGGGCCTGCGGGCGGTGCGCGGCACGGCCGTCGTCGACGGCGCCCGGGGGCCCGTGCTCGAGCACGGCGGCTCCCTCGACGCCCTCGAGACCGCCCGGCCCGCCGACCCCGGCCTGCTGGCGGGGGCCGACCTCGTCCTCGCGGTGACCCGCGGCCACGCCGCGGCCGTCGCCCGGGCCGCGCCCCGGGCGGCGCGCTGGACCTTCACGCTGCGCGAGCTGGCCCGGCTCCTCGAGGGCCGTCGCGTGCCGGGCGCCGACCCCGCCGCCCGGGTGCGGGCCGCCGCCCGCGTCGCGGCGCCCCTGCGCACGAGCGCCCCGCCGCCGCGGCGGCCGGAGGACGACGACGTGCCGGACCCGATGTCCGGCCCGGCGGGCGGCTTCGCGGACAGCGGCGCCGTCGTGGCCGCCGCCTGCGCCGCCCTCGTGCGGGCCCTCGGCCCCACCACCTGA
- a CDS encoding YgfZ/GcvT domain-containing protein → MTATPETTPPADAPEAEAPAVPGGLDPSPLLDRPGAVPAEGLDAGTAWHYGDPVREQRLLGEGLAVVDLSTRGVVRVTGPDRLTWLHSLTTQDLGGLAPRTSAEALLLSPKGHVEQSLHVVDDGDAAWITVEPGHQAALVAFLERMRFMLRVEVTDMTGEVAVLGEPVRREGAPGEPPAWVDPWPTTAPLGVSYSPVPDAEHPGADRAWREVLVPRDGLAAAVGDRDLAGTWAAEALRVEAWRPRMGAETDHRTIPHELDWLRTAVHLRKGCYRGQETVARVHNLGRPPRRLVMLHLDGSGHDLPPAGSPVSLRGDDGAPGRAVGAVTTSARHHELGPVGLAVVKRSVPADAVLLVGVPTGGVVTAAQEVVVAP, encoded by the coding sequence ATGACGGCGACCCCGGAGACCACCCCGCCCGCCGACGCGCCGGAGGCCGAGGCCCCCGCCGTCCCGGGCGGCCTGGACCCCTCGCCGCTGCTGGACCGCCCTGGCGCCGTCCCCGCCGAGGGTCTCGACGCCGGGACCGCCTGGCACTACGGCGACCCCGTCCGCGAGCAGCGCCTGCTCGGCGAGGGCCTCGCCGTCGTCGACCTGTCGACCCGCGGGGTCGTCCGCGTCACGGGCCCGGACCGGCTGACGTGGCTGCACTCCCTCACGACCCAGGACCTCGGCGGCCTCGCGCCCCGCACGAGCGCCGAGGCGCTGCTGCTGAGCCCCAAGGGTCACGTCGAGCAGTCGCTGCACGTCGTCGACGACGGCGACGCGGCGTGGATCACCGTCGAGCCCGGGCACCAGGCGGCGCTCGTCGCCTTCCTCGAGCGGATGCGGTTCATGCTCCGCGTCGAGGTGACGGACATGACCGGCGAGGTCGCCGTCCTCGGCGAGCCGGTCCGCCGCGAGGGTGCCCCCGGCGAGCCGCCCGCGTGGGTCGACCCGTGGCCGACCACCGCACCCCTCGGCGTCTCGTACAGCCCGGTGCCGGACGCCGAGCACCCCGGCGCGGACCGGGCCTGGCGCGAGGTGCTCGTGCCCCGCGACGGCCTCGCGGCCGCCGTGGGCGACCGCGACCTCGCCGGCACCTGGGCGGCCGAGGCGCTGCGCGTCGAGGCCTGGCGCCCGCGCATGGGTGCCGAGACCGACCACCGCACCATCCCGCACGAGCTGGACTGGCTGCGGACGGCGGTCCACCTCCGCAAGGGGTGCTACCGCGGGCAGGAGACGGTCGCCCGCGTCCACAACCTCGGCCGCCCGCCGCGGCGACTGGTGATGCTGCACCTCGACGGCTCGGGCCACGACCTCCCGCCGGCCGGGTCGCCCGTGTCCCTGCGGGGGGACGACGGCGCCCCCGGCCGCGCCGTCGGCGCCGTGACCACGTCCGCCCGCCACCACGAGCTGGGCCCGGTCGGGCTCGCCGTCGTCAAGCGGTCGGTGCCCGCGGACGCCGTCCTGCTCGTCGGCGTGCCGACCGGCGGCGTCGTCACCGCCGCGCAGGAGGTCGTCGTCGCGCCCTGA
- a CDS encoding FABP family protein, with product MPFEIRVDLPPSMVPLAWMEGRWEGVGVAALPGGEERQFGQEVVMAHDGLGHLTYRSQSWYLGEDGTPGDPLTSEQGVWRSGDDGSGGLQVELLLALPEGAVEIYVGKAAGTKIELASDLVARTSSSTGDTTAARRIYGQVEGDLLWAHDVATAGTPMRSVASARLTKV from the coding sequence GTGCCCTTCGAGATCCGGGTCGACCTCCCGCCCTCGATGGTGCCCCTCGCCTGGATGGAGGGGCGGTGGGAGGGCGTCGGCGTCGCCGCGCTGCCCGGCGGCGAGGAGCGGCAGTTCGGCCAGGAGGTCGTCATGGCGCACGACGGCCTGGGCCACCTCACGTACCGCTCCCAGAGCTGGTACCTCGGCGAGGACGGCACGCCCGGTGACCCGCTGACCTCCGAGCAGGGCGTCTGGCGCTCCGGTGACGACGGCTCCGGCGGCCTGCAGGTGGAGCTGCTGCTCGCGCTGCCCGAGGGCGCCGTCGAGATCTACGTCGGCAAGGCCGCCGGCACGAAGATCGAGCTGGCCTCCGACCTCGTGGCGCGCACCTCCTCCAGCACCGGGGACACGACCGCCGCCCGCCGGATCTACGGCCAGGTCGAGGGCGACCTCCTGTGGGCGCACGACGTCGCCACCGCCGGCACGCCCATGCGCTCCGTCGCGTCGGCGAGGCTCACGAAGGTCTGA
- a CDS encoding sensor histidine kinase, translating into MPSAAAPPELVPRAVLEQGRRVYTGVVVVLLLVGVVAALAGAALGADGARGGGPDGDGAGWLALAAGIAGLWAGLALVHLLRGGLPVALLVGVGLVCAAVLPQLVGAAAPSAAQGALRVLPTVASAVLWLLAGTPGRAAVVLGRALVAGAVALVVVSASAAVAGLGAVDLVGPLVTALLAVGTLVVAERSADRTGRSLAARREATRDLAVARDLAAARHRLDARLHDVVLGALAAVATADPARAGAVRELAAEALALLVEADPAAPAERVGGGREGRPEVPPAVDDLETALVRLVRRTEAEGVVVALRRGGPPPQRGTSAPPVGEAELEALLGAAGECLRNVVRHARTRSAVVVWSRDAVGAQVLVVDAGAGFVPAAVTPSSLGLARSVVGRLEAVGGRAAVRSRPGHGTVAALFVPAVRAPA; encoded by the coding sequence GTGCCCTCCGCCGCGGCGCCGCCCGAGCTCGTGCCGCGCGCCGTCCTCGAGCAGGGCCGCCGGGTCTACACCGGCGTCGTCGTCGTGCTGCTCCTCGTCGGCGTCGTCGCGGCGCTCGCGGGGGCGGCGCTCGGGGCGGACGGCGCCCGGGGAGGCGGTCCCGACGGCGACGGCGCCGGGTGGCTCGCCCTCGCCGCCGGCATCGCGGGCCTCTGGGCCGGCCTGGCCCTCGTCCACCTCCTGCGCGGCGGGCTCCCCGTCGCCCTGCTCGTCGGCGTCGGCCTCGTGTGCGCGGCCGTCCTGCCCCAGCTCGTCGGCGCGGCGGCGCCCTCCGCGGCGCAGGGCGCGCTCCGGGTCCTGCCGACCGTCGCCTCGGCCGTCCTCTGGCTGCTCGCCGGCACGCCCGGGCGGGCCGCGGTCGTCCTCGGCCGGGCCCTCGTCGCCGGGGCCGTCGCCCTCGTCGTCGTCTCGGCGTCCGCGGCGGTCGCCGGGCTGGGCGCCGTCGACCTCGTCGGCCCCCTCGTGACGGCGCTGCTCGCGGTGGGGACCCTCGTCGTCGCCGAGCGCAGCGCCGACCGGACGGGGCGCTCGCTGGCGGCGCGGCGCGAGGCGACCCGGGACCTCGCCGTCGCCCGGGACCTCGCGGCCGCGCGGCACCGCCTGGACGCCCGCCTGCACGACGTCGTCCTCGGCGCCCTCGCCGCCGTGGCGACGGCCGACCCCGCGCGGGCCGGCGCCGTCCGCGAGCTCGCCGCCGAGGCGCTGGCCCTGCTCGTCGAGGCCGACCCGGCGGCCCCGGCCGAGCGGGTCGGCGGCGGGCGCGAGGGCCGGCCGGAGGTGCCGCCGGCCGTCGACGACCTCGAGACCGCCCTCGTCCGGCTCGTCCGGCGCACCGAGGCGGAGGGGGTCGTCGTCGCCCTGCGGCGGGGCGGGCCGCCGCCGCAGCGGGGGACGTCGGCCCCGCCCGTCGGCGAGGCGGAGCTGGAGGCGCTGCTCGGCGCCGCCGGCGAGTGCCTGCGCAACGTCGTCCGGCACGCGCGGACGCGGTCGGCCGTCGTCGTGTGGTCGCGCGACGCCGTCGGCGCGCAGGTGCTCGTCGTCGACGCCGGCGCGGGGTTCGTGCCCGCCGCGGTGACCCCGTCGTCCCTCGGCCTGGCGCGCTCGGTCGTCGGCCGGCTCGAGGCGGTGGGCGGCCGGGCCGCCGTCCGCTCCCGGCCCGGCCACGGCACCGTGGCCGCGCTCTTCGTCCCCGCCGTGCGGGCGCCGGCGTGA